From one Bacteriovorax sp. BAL6_X genomic stretch:
- a CDS encoding GrpB family protein, which translates to MENKIELVEYNDFWLKVFAKESQTLAKLLRNNLMGCEHIGSTAMPKVVARPTLDILCVVHTLDGIEMFRNEFKAQGFSLISNDSKHFLFERKSPEGDRALTSVRILKKGDIEISDILDFRDYLNAEPMIATEYKNAKLNLIQNHSNDIGLYEEMKSRFIEAVLSKIS; encoded by the coding sequence ATGGAAAACAAAATAGAGTTAGTAGAATATAATGATTTTTGGTTAAAGGTTTTTGCAAAGGAGAGTCAGACTCTGGCAAAGCTTTTGAGAAATAATTTAATGGGTTGTGAGCATATAGGCTCAACTGCCATGCCAAAAGTTGTGGCCCGTCCAACTCTTGATATTCTATGTGTTGTCCATACTCTCGATGGCATTGAAATGTTTAGAAATGAATTCAAGGCCCAAGGTTTTTCATTAATTTCAAATGATTCAAAACATTTCTTATTTGAACGTAAGTCTCCTGAGGGGGATAGAGCTCTTACAAGTGTTCGTATTCTTAAGAAAGGTGATATCGAGATCAGCGATATTCTAGACTTTAGAGATTACCTAAACGCTGAGCCTATGATTGCGACAGAGTATAAGAATGCCAAATTGAATCTCATACAAAATCACTCAAATGATATTGGTCTTTATGAAGAAATGAAGAGCAGATTTATTGAGGCGGTACTTTCTAAAATTAGCTAG
- a CDS encoding TetR/AcrR family transcriptional regulator, translating to MRKKSDTYHHGALKESILLNASQIIAENGSVDFSIRDISNACKVSPAAIYKHFKSRNEIAVKLALQGVSLIKEEFDIISNSKSPSLLKFCKAYIKFAKENEGHFRAIYFKKICTMDEFQEVEKITDQLYAYLSELIDSKTRLKKVLACIHGVSFLIIDNCAEFSEKEIDKILKDII from the coding sequence ATGAGAAAAAAATCGGATACTTATCATCATGGCGCTCTAAAAGAATCGATCCTATTAAATGCAAGTCAAATCATTGCAGAGAACGGAAGTGTCGATTTTTCAATAAGAGATATTAGTAATGCCTGTAAAGTTTCACCCGCTGCAATTTACAAACACTTTAAATCAAGAAATGAGATTGCAGTTAAACTTGCTCTACAAGGAGTGAGTCTAATTAAAGAAGAATTCGATATTATTTCAAACTCAAAGTCCCCTAGTCTTTTAAAATTTTGTAAAGCTTATATAAAATTTGCCAAAGAAAACGAGGGACACTTTAGGGCCATTTACTTTAAGAAAATTTGTACAATGGATGAGTTTCAAGAAGTTGAAAAAATAACAGATCAACTTTATGCATATCTGTCAGAATTAATTGATTCAAAGACAAGATTAAAGAAAGTATTGGCCTGTATCCACGGCGTTTCGTTTCTTATCATTGATAATTGTGCAGAATTTTCTGAAAAAGAAATTGATAAGATACTTAAAGATATAATCTAA
- a CDS encoding NAD(P)H-dependent oxidoreductase yields MKNILVIQGHSDPTSLTHSLAKSYLEAQEAKGNHVSFVDLSEIEFNPILEKGYKEIIPLEEVLLSAQASLKEANHIAIFYPTWWGSLPAKLKGFFDRVFLPGFAFKFEQGQSFQTKLLKGKTATIVTTMDTPPFFYKYVQGNLGPKLLKSLILGFSGIKTKQTILVGPVRNFNDHKTRSWIEKMKYID; encoded by the coding sequence ATGAAAAATATTTTAGTCATCCAAGGTCATTCTGATCCAACATCTCTTACACACTCTCTTGCCAAATCTTATCTTGAGGCACAGGAGGCGAAGGGAAACCATGTGAGCTTCGTTGATTTATCTGAAATAGAGTTCAATCCTATTTTAGAAAAAGGCTATAAAGAAATCATTCCTCTCGAAGAAGTTCTTCTTTCAGCACAAGCTTCTTTAAAAGAGGCCAATCATATTGCAATCTTCTATCCAACTTGGTGGGGAAGTCTTCCTGCTAAACTAAAAGGTTTCTTTGATCGCGTATTCTTGCCTGGATTTGCCTTTAAGTTTGAGCAAGGCCAAAGTTTTCAAACCAAACTTCTAAAAGGAAAAACAGCAACCATTGTCACGACAATGGATACGCCACCGTTTTTCTATAAGTATGTACAAGGTAACTTGGGACCAAAACTACTTAAAAGCTTAATTCTTGGCTTTTCAGGAATTAAAACGAAGCAAACGATTTTGGTTGGACCCGTACGCAATTTCAATGATCACAAGACAAGGTCTTGGATAGAGAAAATGAAGTATATTGATTAA
- a CDS encoding YeiH family protein, whose translation MKNQSVKKFLFIILSILCLSPWASSAIALFAGILFSLFIGNPFQDWTTKAVKKLLALAVVGLGAGMDLNVVTKVGMQSIGFTALSILAVFAVGSVLGKLFKTPLNTTLLISSGTAICGGSAIAAVAPVIKAKNHEVTVSLAVVFTLNAIALFVFPWIGHLLNIDQTSFGLWSALAIHDTSSVVGAALSYGPKALEVGTIVKLVRALWIIPLALIFSFTTAVQLKKQNAVTTTKTKKPWFILGFITAAALVTFIPELKSTGMMVYAGAKKLMVLTLFYIGSSITLEHIKEAGIKPMLQGVLLWCFTAVTTLTLIMSNIIS comes from the coding sequence ATGAAAAATCAAAGCGTAAAGAAATTTCTATTCATTATTCTCTCAATCCTTTGCTTAAGTCCATGGGCCTCTTCGGCCATTGCTCTTTTTGCAGGCATCTTATTTTCATTATTTATAGGAAATCCATTTCAGGATTGGACAACCAAAGCAGTAAAGAAGTTACTTGCCCTTGCAGTTGTTGGCCTAGGTGCAGGAATGGACTTAAATGTAGTAACAAAGGTTGGGATGCAATCAATTGGTTTTACTGCGCTTAGTATCTTAGCGGTCTTTGCTGTCGGTAGTGTTTTAGGAAAGCTTTTTAAAACTCCTCTTAACACTACTCTTTTAATTAGTTCTGGAACTGCCATTTGTGGTGGAAGTGCAATCGCTGCCGTCGCTCCAGTCATCAAAGCAAAGAATCATGAAGTGACAGTATCTTTGGCCGTTGTTTTTACACTAAATGCAATTGCCCTATTCGTCTTCCCATGGATTGGCCACTTATTAAATATCGACCAAACTTCATTTGGACTTTGGTCGGCCTTGGCCATTCATGATACAAGTTCCGTTGTTGGAGCTGCCTTAAGTTACGGCCCAAAAGCGCTTGAGGTTGGAACAATTGTTAAGCTAGTTCGTGCTCTTTGGATTATTCCACTAGCTCTTATCTTTAGCTTTACAACTGCCGTGCAACTTAAGAAACAAAACGCTGTTACAACAACAAAAACAAAGAAGCCTTGGTTTATCCTAGGCTTCATCACGGCCGCGGCCCTCGTTACTTTTATTCCTGAGTTAAAGTCTACTGGAATGATGGTTTACGCTGGAGCTAAAAAACTTATGGTATTAACTCTTTTCTATATTGGCTCTAGTATAACTTTAGAACATATTAAAGAAGCAGGGATTAAGCCAATGCTTCAAGGAGTGCTTCTTTGGTGTTTTACTGCCGTAACAACACTTACTTTGATCATGTCTAATATTATCTCTTAG
- a CDS encoding M23 family metallopeptidase translates to MLIGKMSKLFISLILLSGLTGCQQVYVSQNVEASTQMIVKSPLIHTTIVKKGKVKRGQGLYQALKNINIDNKQALNLINQLRDEVEFSKLKVGDRLEATFDEFNMLIKFSFAQNDYETHVVSLNEDTGKWDYSLNELDTYWQPRMIEGNLNSGSTLQDDLLAMGLERSVVNEVINVLLCKVNFRMNARAGDQYKILLSERKHSNKTVQTKVLFTSYSGVKAGSHEAYFYEDKEKSSTYTAHYTPNGQALINSGLRYPLSRLHVRSNYGWRMHPVTGRRAMHRGVDLRGRRGERVHAVAAGKVIMSTYNKFAGNKIGIRHRDGSTSYYYHLNRRSVKVGAWVRSHQVIGTVGATGRVTGPHLHFGFKDSRGRWMNPLNKRMIATPKLTGERLANLQGQVSKIKGVVADLQISKESKYLVANLDKIKRLPSALDNFSFLPKE, encoded by the coding sequence ATGCTTATTGGTAAGATGTCGAAATTATTTATTAGCTTAATTCTATTAAGTGGCCTTACTGGCTGCCAACAAGTTTATGTCTCTCAAAATGTAGAAGCCTCTACACAAATGATTGTCAAAAGCCCCCTTATTCATACAACCATTGTAAAAAAAGGGAAGGTTAAAAGGGGACAAGGTCTGTATCAGGCCCTGAAAAATATTAATATCGATAATAAGCAAGCATTGAATCTAATCAACCAACTTAGAGATGAAGTTGAGTTTTCAAAGCTTAAAGTAGGTGATCGTTTAGAGGCAACCTTTGATGAATTTAATATGCTTATTAAATTTTCTTTTGCGCAAAATGATTATGAAACTCACGTTGTTTCTTTAAATGAAGATACTGGTAAATGGGATTACTCTTTAAATGAGCTGGATACTTATTGGCAGCCGCGAATGATTGAAGGAAATCTCAACTCGGGATCAACTCTTCAAGATGATCTTTTGGCCATGGGCCTAGAAAGATCAGTTGTTAATGAGGTTATCAATGTCCTTCTTTGCAAAGTGAATTTTAGAATGAATGCACGAGCGGGAGATCAATATAAGATCCTTCTTAGCGAAAGAAAGCACTCTAATAAAACTGTTCAAACAAAAGTTCTCTTTACTTCTTATAGTGGAGTAAAAGCTGGAAGTCATGAAGCTTACTTCTATGAAGATAAGGAAAAGAGCTCAACTTATACAGCTCATTACACACCAAATGGCCAGGCCCTTATTAATTCTGGACTTCGTTATCCGCTTTCTAGACTTCACGTGCGTTCAAATTATGGTTGGCGTATGCACCCAGTGACGGGAAGGCGTGCAATGCATAGAGGTGTTGATTTGAGAGGTAGAAGAGGTGAGCGAGTACATGCCGTCGCTGCAGGGAAAGTTATCATGTCTACTTATAATAAGTTTGCAGGTAATAAAATTGGTATTAGGCATAGAGATGGATCAACTTCGTACTACTATCACCTTAATCGTCGTAGTGTAAAAGTAGGAGCATGGGTTAGGTCTCACCAAGTTATTGGAACAGTTGGTGCAACAGGAAGAGTAACTGGCCCACATCTTCACTTTGGCTTTAAAGATTCAAGAGGAAGATGGATGAATCCTTTAAATAAGAGAATGATTGCAACACCTAAGCTTACAGGTGAGCGCCTTGCTAATTTACAAGGACAAGTTAGTAAGATCAAAGGTGTTGTTGCAGACTTACAAATTAGTAAAGAATCAAAATATCTTGTGGCCAATCTAGATAAGATTAAGCGCCTTCCAAGTGCTCTTGATAATTTTAGCTTCTTACCTAAAGAATAA